DNA sequence from the Halorussus limi genome:
GCGTCGAGAAGGCCCTCGAACAGGGCAAGGACATCAGCGCCATCGTCAAGGAGACCCGGCCGCGCAAGCAGGGCCACATCACCGCCCGCCAACTCCGGGAGTGGGACGTGCCGGTCACCCTCGTCGTGGACAACGCCGCACGCCGGTATCTGGACGAAGTCGACCACGTCCTCGTCGGCGCGGACTCCATCGCGGCCGACGGGTCGGTCATCAACAAGGTCGGGACCTCCGGTCTCGCCGTGAACGCCCGCGAGCGGGGCGTCCCCATCATGGTCGCGGCACAGACGCTCAAACTCCACCCCGACACGATGACGGGCCACACGGTAGAAATCGAGATGCGCGACGAGCGCGAGGTGCTGACCGAAGACGAGGAGGCCGAAATCAACGGCGACGCCGACGGCGAGGGCTTCGCGGTCGAGAACCCCGCGTTCGACGTGACCCCGCCGCGCTACGTGGACGCCATCGTGACCGAACGCGGCCAGTTCCCGCCCGAGAGCATCGTGACCCTGATGCGGGAACTGTTCGGCGACCAGCAGGGCGGCGAACCGTGGGAGGAGTAGGCCGAAAGTCGTCGTCTCGCCGGTTTCTTAGAGTATCTCTCAGTCGGTCAGTCCGTACCCGCGCTTGAACAGCGCAATGTCGAGCGCGAGGACTGCCGCGGTAAGCGCCGAGAGGACCGCCAGCGACCAATTGGGGTCCACTTCCGAGACGCCGAGGAAGCCGTACCGGACGCCGTTGACCATGTACACCATCGGGTTGAGCATCGAGAGTTCCTGATACGGCGAGGGGAGTTCCCGAATCGCGTAGAACACGCCGCCGAAGAAGACGAGCGGTCGGACGATGAACTGGTTCATCATGGTGAGGTTGTCCCAGTCGTCGGCCCAGAGACCGACCACGACGCCGAAACTGGCGAACAGCAGGCTGACGACCAGTCCGAACGCCGCGAGGTAGAACGGCTTGGCGACCCCGACCGAGGTGAAGAACGCGCCGATGACCGCGATGAGCGACCCGACGAGCAGGCCGCGGGTCGCGCCCGCGACGATGTAGGCGACGACCATCCGCGAGTAGGACATCGGCGACGTGAGCGTCTCCTCGATGTAGTCGTTCCAGCGTCCGTGGAAGATGGAGAACGAGGCGTTCTCGAAGGCGTTCGAGATGGCCCCGAGGACCACGAGTCCGGGCAGGATGAACAGGATGTACGGAATCGGGTCGCCGCCGTCCAGCGCGATTCTGCCAACGCGGTCCCCGAGGATGACTCCGAACACCGAGAAGTAGAGGACGTTGGTGATGAACGGCGGGACGAAGGTGTTGCGGGGCCGCCGGAGGAACCGGAGGATTTCGCGGCGCGCGAGGGTCTTGAACCCCGTGAACCCCGAGAGGTTCATTCCGAGACACCCCCGTCGTCGCCGACGGTCCCACCGCGGCCGCCGTCCGCCGCGACGGTCTCGGCCGACTGCTGGTCGCTCCCGCCCTCGCGGGTCATGTCCACGAACACCTCTTCGAGCGAGGTCCGGGAGATGCCGAAGTCCACGATTTCGAGGCCGGCGCGGTCGAGCGCCCGCACGAGGTCGGGCGCGACCAGTCCGCCCTGCGTCGCCGTGACGACCAACTGGTCGCCGTCGAGTTCGACGCTCTCGACGCGGCCCTCTCGCTCGCCCGCCGCGAGCGCCGGCAGGTCGGGCGCGCTCGCCGGCGCGTTCCGGAGCGTGACCCGAATCTTGTCCGGGCCGCGGTCCATCAGTTCCTCCGGCGTCGCCACGGTCAGCAGGTTGCCCGAGTCCAGAATCGCCACCTCGTCGCAGAGCCGTTCGGCCTCCTCGATGTAGTGGGTGGTGAGCAGAATCGTGGTGCCCGACTCGTTGAGTTCGGTGATGAGGTCCCAGAGGTCGTGGCGCAACTGCACGTCCACGCCCGCGGTCGGTTCGTCCAGAATCAGCAAGTCGGGGTCGGTGATGAGCGCCCGCGCCAGCATGAACCGGCGCTTCATCCCGCCCGAGAGCCAGTTGAACCGGGTGTCGCGCTTGTCGTAGATGCCGACCTGCTTCAGCACCTCGTCGGCGCGCTCGCGGGCCTCGTCGGCCGGAATACCGTGGTATCCCGCCTTGTGCTCCAGAACCTCACGAACCGGGAAGAAGTGGTCCACGTTGAACTCTTGAGGCGCGAGGCCGATGGCGTCGCGGGCCTCGCGGTAGTCGTCCTCCACGTCGTGGCCGAACACCTCGGCGCGGCCGCCCGACCGCCGGACGAGTCCCACGAGGATGTTGATGAAGGTGGTCTTGCCCGCGCCGTTGGGGCCGAGCAGACCGAAGAAGCTCCCCTCGGGCACCGACAGCGAGACGCCGTCGAGCGCCTGCACGCCCTCGTACTGCTTGCGAAGGTCCTCGACTTCGATAGCGGCAGTCATCGGCGAGTCGTAGACGAGTCGCGGCGAAAAGGGCGTTGGTAGCGGCCGAACGTCACGCCTACCGGCGCTCGAACTCTCCGAATCGCGTCCGTCCCCCGAAATTACGATGCGGTCGGCGCACCCGAAGCGAACGTCCTCGCACGCGAGGAACTCGCCGACTCGCTCGACGCAGACGAAGACGCACCGCGCGTCGGGGTCTGAGTCGGGGCACTCACGCGAAGTCCGGGAGGTCGTCGTCGGTCTCGGCCATGTTGATGTTGACCTCGATGACGTTGGCGGCGTTGGTCACCTTCTCGACGATGGTGTCGTGGTAGTCCGGGTCGTTCATCCGCCGGAGCGGGCCGGAGACGCTGAGCGCCCCGAGGACGTCGCCCCCGCGGTCGCGGATGGGCGCGCCGATGGCCTGCAGGCCCTCTATCTCCTCCTCGTCGTTGTAGGCGTAGCCCCGGTCGCGGACCTCCTCCAGTTCCGCGAACAGTTCTTCGCGGTCGGTGATGGTGTTCTCGGTCTTCCGGGCGAGTCCGTAGCGGTCGACGATTTCCTCGACGCGTTCGCGGGGCATGTGCGCGAGCATCGACTTCCCGGTCGCGGAGAAGTGGAGGTAGTCGGGCTTCTGGAGCTTGCTGGTCTGGTAGTTGCTCCCGACAGCCTTCTCGCCTTTCACCTTGTAGAGGTTGACGCTGAGGCCGTGCTGGACGGTCGCGAGGTGGGCGTACTCGCCGGTCTCCTCGGCGAGTCGCTCTATCTCGTCCTTGCCGGTCTCGTAGAGGGTGTTCTGGTTGCGGACGTACTCGCCGAGCATCAGGAACTGCAGCGACAGCGTGTAGGTGTTGCCCTCCTTGACCACGAGTCGCTGGTCCTCGAGGGTCATGAGATAGTTGTACGCTGCGCTCTTGGAGATATCGAGGTGGTCGGCCACCTCGGTGACGGTGGCCCCGTCGAGTTCCTCCAGCGCGCGGACGACTTGGAGTGCGCGCGAAACCGTCTGCAGAATCCGCGGCGACTCCCCCGAGTTCTCCTCGGTCATGACTGTCTGTATCCGCTGGAGGTTCATAGGTGTTCTCGTATCGTGAACGCACCGAACGGCAGTCTGAGCCCGGTGGATGACCGCATGCGGCCGAGAGACTCACTACTGCGAGAGAACACCGCTCGAATTTTCCGCGGTAGATCGGCGTCTATACCCCTTCTTATAGCCGATTTTCTGAAAATACGCCAGTGTTCCCGCGAGAAACCGGCCGTGTTTCCATTTCGTGAACCGACGGTCGCGCCACGAATCGGGCCTCCTTCGCGGCCAGTCGGACCGGACCGTCGGGGCTACTCCGCGGCCAGTCGCGCCATCGCGCCGGCGAGCACCCGGGTCGCGGCCGCGCAGTCCTCCCAGTCGGTCCACTCCCGGGGGTTGTGCGAGATGCCGTCCTCGGAGGGCGCGAACAGCAACGCTGCGTCGGTCGCGTTCGCCACGTGCATCGTGTCGTGGGCCGCCCCCGAATGGAGGTCGAGCGTCTCGATGCCCGCGCTCGCTCCCGCTTCGTGGAGCG
Encoded proteins:
- a CDS encoding ribose 1,5-bisphosphate isomerase is translated as MSRTDPELHESVEGAAADIASMEIRGAATIADAAAEALAAQAEDSDADDPDEFRAEMRAAARRLRETRPTAVSLPNSLRYVLRGMDGETVPELRESVVESAREFRRELDQAQENLGRIGANRLRDGDTVMTHCHSTDALSCVEKALEQGKDISAIVKETRPRKQGHITARQLREWDVPVTLVVDNAARRYLDEVDHVLVGADSIAADGSVINKVGTSGLAVNARERGVPIMVAAQTLKLHPDTMTGHTVEIEMRDEREVLTEDEEAEINGDADGEGFAVENPAFDVTPPRYVDAIVTERGQFPPESIVTLMRELFGDQQGGEPWEE
- a CDS encoding ABC transporter permease; its protein translation is MNLSGFTGFKTLARREILRFLRRPRNTFVPPFITNVLYFSVFGVILGDRVGRIALDGGDPIPYILFILPGLVVLGAISNAFENASFSIFHGRWNDYIEETLTSPMSYSRMVVAYIVAGATRGLLVGSLIAVIGAFFTSVGVAKPFYLAAFGLVVSLLFASFGVVVGLWADDWDNLTMMNQFIVRPLVFFGGVFYAIRELPSPYQELSMLNPMVYMVNGVRYGFLGVSEVDPNWSLAVLSALTAAVLALDIALFKRGYGLTD
- a CDS encoding ABC transporter ATP-binding protein, with the translated sequence MTAAIEVEDLRKQYEGVQALDGVSLSVPEGSFFGLLGPNGAGKTTFINILVGLVRRSGGRAEVFGHDVEDDYREARDAIGLAPQEFNVDHFFPVREVLEHKAGYHGIPADEARERADEVLKQVGIYDKRDTRFNWLSGGMKRRFMLARALITDPDLLILDEPTAGVDVQLRHDLWDLITELNESGTTILLTTHYIEEAERLCDEVAILDSGNLLTVATPEELMDRGPDKIRVTLRNAPASAPDLPALAAGEREGRVESVELDGDQLVVTATQGGLVAPDLVRALDRAGLEIVDFGISRTSLEEVFVDMTREGGSDQQSAETVAADGGRGGTVGDDGGVSE
- a CDS encoding IclR family transcriptional regulator, with translation MTEENSGESPRILQTVSRALQVVRALEELDGATVTEVADHLDISKSAAYNYLMTLEDQRLVVKEGNTYTLSLQFLMLGEYVRNQNTLYETGKDEIERLAEETGEYAHLATVQHGLSVNLYKVKGEKAVGSNYQTSKLQKPDYLHFSATGKSMLAHMPRERVEEIVDRYGLARKTENTITDREELFAELEEVRDRGYAYNDEEEIEGLQAIGAPIRDRGGDVLGALSVSGPLRRMNDPDYHDTIVEKVTNAANVIEVNINMAETDDDLPDFA